In Erigeron canadensis isolate Cc75 chromosome 1, C_canadensis_v1, whole genome shotgun sequence, a single window of DNA contains:
- the LOC122597082 gene encoding transcription factor bHLH90-like isoform X1: protein MVLLNNTLELLRPLVETKAWNYCIVWKFTDNPSRYIEMVGCCCIGSVCENVKVEMELYNTFICKDTYIQHSIRTTACEKLALMPFSLPFYDGIHGEVAMSKQPFWLSNDISGTQLIMPVDGGLIELFRSKHVPADQRMIETFIGCLGDIVDHGFYKEDLKTNLNSHPYHDSATTQEPVNPVPLSVIYPEIQGSPSGSNHPHSVDFSHGLSDSKIGGLGDGTEVMMVKRKKVKEKPRSNNLIAERKRRKRINDALYALRALVPKISKMDKASILVDAFEYIRDLQKNVEELQDELKELEEQADKVNDDEMEVEVEVHKIGAQELLLKLICSHRPSRFLKIMETLDSLGLQVIDANITTCNDRMLNILNVEVKGKGVVANSLKDSLLTCWRL from the exons ATGGTTTTGTTAAACAACACATTAGAATTACTAAGACCTCTCGTAGAAACCAAAGCTTGGAATTACTGCATTGTTTGGAAGTTTACTGATAACCCTTcaag GTATATTGAGATGGTTGGATGTTGTTGCATTGGAAGTGTTTGTGAAAATGTCAAAGTGGAAATGGAACTATATAATACTTTCATTTGCAAAGATACTTACATTCAACATTCTATAAGGACAACTGCTTGTGAAAAACTTGCTCTTATGCCTTTTTCTTTGCCGTTTTATGATGg gATTCATGGTGAAGTTGCTATGTCTAAACAACCTTTTTGGCTAAGTAAT GATATAAGTGGCACTCAACTTATAATGCCTGTTGATGGTGGTCTAATTGAGCTCTTTAGATCAAAACAT GTTCCTGCTGATCAAAGGATGATAGAAACCTTTATTGGATGCCTGGGTGACATTGTGGATCATGGTTTCTATAAAGAAGACCTGAAAACGAATCTGAATTCTCATCCTTACCATGATAGTGCTACCACACAAGAGCCCGTTAACCCGGTTCCACTATCAGTTATATATCCTGAAATCCAAGGGTCCCCATCAGGTTCAAATCATCCTCATTCTGTGGACTTCTCTCATGGGCTAAGTGATAGCAAGATTGGTGGGTTAG GTGATGGAACAGAAGTTATGATGGTGAAACGCaagaaagtgaaagaaaaacCCAGGTCAAACAATCTTATTGCTGAAAGAAAGAGAAGGAAACGAATCAATGATGCTCTTTATGCTCTACGTGCTTTAGTCCCCAAAATTTCAAAG ATGGATAAAGCTTCAATACTTGTAGATGCATTTGAATACATCAGAGACTTGCAGAAGAATGTGGAGGAACTTCAAGATGAGCTTAAGGAACTGGAAGAACAAGCTGACAAGGTGAATGATGATGAAATGGAG GTGGAAGTCGAAGTCCACAAAATTGGTGCTCAGGAGCTCTTGCTTAAACTGATTTGCAGCCACAGGCCCAGTAGGTTTCTAAAGATCATGGAGACTCTTGATTCCTTGGGACTGCAAGTAATTGATGCCAATATAACCACTTGCAATGATCGTATGTTGAACATTCTAAATGTTGAG GTTAAAGGGAAGGGGGTGGTGGCCAACAGTTTAAAAGACTCGTTGCTTACCTGTTGGCGTCTTTGA
- the LOC122597082 gene encoding transcription factor ABORTED MICROSPORES-like isoform X2, producing the protein MVLLNNTLELLRPLVETKAWNYCIVWKFTDNPSRYIEMVGCCCIGSVCENVKVEMELYNTFICKDTYIQHSIRTTACEKLALMPFSLPFYDGIHGEVAMSKQPFWLSNDISGTQLIMPVDGGLIELFRSKHVPADQRMIETFIGCLGDIVDHGFYKEDLKTNLNSHPYHDSATTQEPVNPVPLSVIYPEIQGSPSGDGTEVMMVKRKKVKEKPRSNNLIAERKRRKRINDALYALRALVPKISKMDKASILVDAFEYIRDLQKNVEELQDELKELEEQADKVNDDEMEVEVEVHKIGAQELLLKLICSHRPSRFLKIMETLDSLGLQVIDANITTCNDRMLNILNVEVKGKGVVANSLKDSLLTCWRL; encoded by the exons ATGGTTTTGTTAAACAACACATTAGAATTACTAAGACCTCTCGTAGAAACCAAAGCTTGGAATTACTGCATTGTTTGGAAGTTTACTGATAACCCTTcaag GTATATTGAGATGGTTGGATGTTGTTGCATTGGAAGTGTTTGTGAAAATGTCAAAGTGGAAATGGAACTATATAATACTTTCATTTGCAAAGATACTTACATTCAACATTCTATAAGGACAACTGCTTGTGAAAAACTTGCTCTTATGCCTTTTTCTTTGCCGTTTTATGATGg gATTCATGGTGAAGTTGCTATGTCTAAACAACCTTTTTGGCTAAGTAAT GATATAAGTGGCACTCAACTTATAATGCCTGTTGATGGTGGTCTAATTGAGCTCTTTAGATCAAAACAT GTTCCTGCTGATCAAAGGATGATAGAAACCTTTATTGGATGCCTGGGTGACATTGTGGATCATGGTTTCTATAAAGAAGACCTGAAAACGAATCTGAATTCTCATCCTTACCATGATAGTGCTACCACACAAGAGCCCGTTAACCCGGTTCCACTATCAGTTATATATCCTGAAATCCAAGGGTCCCCATCAG GTGATGGAACAGAAGTTATGATGGTGAAACGCaagaaagtgaaagaaaaacCCAGGTCAAACAATCTTATTGCTGAAAGAAAGAGAAGGAAACGAATCAATGATGCTCTTTATGCTCTACGTGCTTTAGTCCCCAAAATTTCAAAG ATGGATAAAGCTTCAATACTTGTAGATGCATTTGAATACATCAGAGACTTGCAGAAGAATGTGGAGGAACTTCAAGATGAGCTTAAGGAACTGGAAGAACAAGCTGACAAGGTGAATGATGATGAAATGGAG GTGGAAGTCGAAGTCCACAAAATTGGTGCTCAGGAGCTCTTGCTTAAACTGATTTGCAGCCACAGGCCCAGTAGGTTTCTAAAGATCATGGAGACTCTTGATTCCTTGGGACTGCAAGTAATTGATGCCAATATAACCACTTGCAATGATCGTATGTTGAACATTCTAAATGTTGAG GTTAAAGGGAAGGGGGTGGTGGCCAACAGTTTAAAAGACTCGTTGCTTACCTGTTGGCGTCTTTGA